GGCGAGTAGGCCATGCTGGTGTAGCCGGCCTTGAAGCGCGCCGATTGCGCGGCGATGCGCAGGTCGCAGCACAGCGTCAGGTCCATCCCGGCGCCGACGGCGGTGCCGTTGATGGCGGCGATGGTCGGTTTTTCCAGGCTGTACAAACGGCTCATCAATGCATGGGCGGTTTCGGTCCAGCCGTAGCTTTCGAGGGCGCCACGGGCTTCGGCATCGGCCCACTCGGCGAGATCCGCGCCGGAACAGAAACTGCGGCCGCTGCCGGTCAGCACCACGACCCGAACGGAGGGATCGGCGTTGAACTCATCAAGCACGGCGTGCAGATTTTTCAGGGTCGGAATGTCCAGCGCATTACGCTGATCGGGGCGATCGAGGGTGATCCAGGCCACGCCGGCTTTTACTTGGCACAGCAGAGAAATGTGAGTAGTCATGCGAATCCTCGAATTATTGTGTTTGGCGTGAGGTGGTGCGACTTAGGGTAATACTAAACGAGTGTTCAGCAAGACGGCAATTGGCTGAAGAGCGGGCTGTAACAGCTGCGCTTACTTAGTAAGTAGTTGATTTTGTTGATTTAAGTTCTGACATCCAGCCATGCGACGACTGCGCTGTTACAACTTT
This region of Pseudomonas mandelii genomic DNA includes:
- a CDS encoding enoyl-CoA hydratase/isomerase family protein encodes the protein MTTHISLLCQVKAGVAWITLDRPDQRNALDIPTLKNLHAVLDEFNADPSVRVVVLTGSGRSFCSGADLAEWADAEARGALESYGWTETAHALMSRLYSLEKPTIAAINGTAVGAGMDLTLCCDLRIAAQSARFKAGYTSMAYSPDAGASWHLPRLIGTEQAKRLLFLDELWGADRALAAGLVGEVCADEQLHDVTTELATRLANGPTFAFAQTKKLMREGAQRSLPEQLQAELAAGLLCGRSKDGAEALRAAIEKRPAHFSGQ